A region of Cyanobium sp. ATX 6F1 DNA encodes the following proteins:
- a CDS encoding NAD(P)-dependent alcohol dehydrogenase, which yields MKAIVYTEYGAPDVLQLKEVEKPTPKDNEVLIKVYAATVTTGDVNVRGFTFVPPGFGPLPRLMFGLRRPKRTILGTELAGEIEAVGKGVKSFKKGDHVFGIGSDSFGAYAEYVCRPEAGALAMKPAFVTHEEAAALPFGAGTALFFLRDMAKIQRGQKVLINGASGGVGTYAVQLARYYEAEVTGVCSATNLELVKSLGADKVIDYTQENFIQNGELYDIILDTVVGKTSFSRCKNSLKQKGLYLAVAGGPQELIQMLWTSIIGGKKVLFGSPTECKEDLMFIKELIEAGKIRAVIDRRYPLEQIAEAHRYVDKGHKRGNVVITLEQSGTI from the coding sequence ATGAAAGCGATTGTGTACACAGAATACGGGGCACCGGATGTTCTTCAGCTCAAAGAGGTGGAAAAACCTACGCCAAAGGATAATGAAGTTCTGATAAAAGTCTATGCGGCAACCGTAACCACAGGGGACGTGAACGTTCGGGGGTTTACCTTTGTCCCTCCCGGATTCGGGCCCCTACCACGATTAATGTTTGGTCTTAGAAGGCCAAAAAGAACAATCCTGGGGACTGAGCTGGCTGGAGAAATTGAAGCCGTAGGCAAAGGCGTGAAATCATTTAAGAAGGGTGACCACGTTTTTGGCATCGGCTCAGATAGCTTCGGCGCTTATGCCGAGTATGTGTGTCGGCCTGAAGCAGGGGCATTAGCAATGAAGCCGGCCTTTGTAACACACGAGGAAGCTGCCGCTCTTCCTTTTGGAGCGGGAACTGCCTTGTTCTTTCTGAGAGATATGGCGAAGATTCAGCGCGGACAAAAAGTCCTGATCAATGGCGCTTCTGGAGGGGTCGGTACTTATGCGGTTCAACTTGCCAGGTACTATGAGGCAGAAGTCACCGGGGTATGCAGTGCCACGAATTTAGAATTGGTGAAATCCCTGGGGGCCGATAAGGTCATTGATTACACCCAAGAGAATTTTATCCAAAATGGTGAGTTGTACGACATCATCTTGGACACAGTCGTAGGCAAGACTTCGTTTTCACGTTGTAAGAACTCCCTGAAGCAAAAGGGACTTTATCTCGCAGTGGCCGGCGGGCCACAGGAGTTGATTCAAATGCTATGGACTTCCATAATCGGCGGGAAGAAAGTGTTGTTTGGGTCGCCAACCGAGTGCAAAGAAGATCTAATGTTCATCAAAGAACTGATTGAGGCGGGGAAGATAAGAGCAGTCATCGATAGACGTTATCCCTTGGAGCAGATTGCCGAGGCGCACCGTTACGTGGACAAAGGACACAAAAGAGGAAACGTAGTGATAACTCTGGAACAGAGTGGCACAATCTAA
- a CDS encoding arylsulfatase encodes MSQSSKPNILIIWGDDVGMWNISAYHRGMMGGSTPNIDRIGKEGLIFMDHYGQASCTAGRAAFITGQYPIRVGLATVGLPGAEQGLNKADPTLANLLKPLGYATGQFGKNHLGDRDEHLPTAHGFDEFFGILYHLNAGEYTEQYDFPKDPEVAKQFAQRGVVHSWANPDGTQKIEDKGPFGQQRQRTLDSEILVESKRFINDAVQADTPFFVWHNTTRMHYRTNLSPEYEGKSGYGLYADGMMELDDTVGELLKQLDDLGVADNTIVMFSTDNGPAMNSWPDGGNTPFGGEKGVGGKEGGFRVPMLVKWPGRIPAGETTGEFMTMEDWIPTLMAAVGEPNVKEKLLTSYQAGEQTYTHIHLDGYDQTELITGKGKSKRKEFYYFTETKLHGIRYGDWKFLFVKQDKWFNGVQQDMLTPLVTNLKLDPFERMEHSRGFDEWQENHAWTYAPAFAQVGVLIKSLKDYPPRMESLDFNIDEAMKALTPKGD; translated from the coding sequence ATGAGTCAATCGAGCAAGCCCAACATCCTGATCATCTGGGGTGACGACGTTGGCATGTGGAACATCAGCGCCTATCACCGCGGAATGATGGGTGGCAGCACGCCGAACATCGATCGCATCGGTAAGGAGGGGCTGATTTTCATGGATCACTACGGCCAGGCCTCCTGCACCGCGGGACGCGCGGCGTTCATCACGGGGCAGTATCCGATCCGGGTCGGTTTGGCGACCGTCGGCTTGCCGGGTGCGGAACAGGGCCTGAACAAGGCTGACCCAACGCTGGCCAACCTGCTCAAGCCGCTCGGCTACGCCACGGGGCAGTTTGGCAAGAACCACCTCGGCGACCGCGATGAGCACCTGCCCACCGCCCACGGCTTCGATGAGTTCTTCGGGATCCTGTATCACCTCAATGCCGGGGAATACACAGAGCAGTACGACTTTCCGAAGGACCCCGAAGTCGCCAAACAATTCGCCCAGCGCGGCGTCGTTCACTCCTGGGCGAATCCGGATGGCACGCAGAAGATTGAAGACAAAGGCCCGTTCGGGCAGCAGCGCCAGCGGACGCTGGATTCTGAAATCCTCGTCGAATCCAAGCGCTTCATCAACGACGCGGTCCAGGCCGACACACCGTTCTTTGTCTGGCACAACACCACGAGGATGCACTACCGCACCAACCTGTCGCCCGAGTACGAGGGCAAGAGTGGCTATGGCCTCTATGCCGACGGCATGATGGAACTCGACGACACGGTCGGCGAACTCCTCAAGCAGCTCGACGACTTGGGCGTCGCGGACAACACGATCGTCATGTTCTCCACCGACAACGGTCCGGCCATGAACAGTTGGCCCGATGGCGGCAACACCCCGTTCGGCGGTGAGAAAGGCGTCGGCGGCAAGGAAGGCGGCTTCCGGGTGCCGATGCTCGTGAAGTGGCCCGGCAGGATCCCCGCGGGCGAGACGACCGGTGAGTTCATGACCATGGAAGACTGGATTCCCACCCTGATGGCCGCTGTCGGTGAGCCGAATGTGAAGGAGAAACTCCTCACCAGTTACCAGGCGGGCGAGCAGACTTACACCCACATCCACCTCGATGGGTACGACCAGACTGAACTGATCACCGGCAAGGGCAAGTCCAAGCGCAAGGAGTTCTACTACTTCACCGAGACCAAGCTCCACGGCATCCGCTACGGCGACTGGAAGTTCCTGTTCGTCAAGCAGGACAAGTGGTTCAATGGCGTCCAGCAGGACATGCTGACGCCGCTCGTCACCAACCTGAAGCTTGATCCATTCGAGCGCATGGAGCATTCGCGCGGTTTCGATGAATGGCAGGAGAACCACGCCTGGACCTATGCGCCCGCCTTCGCTCAGGTCGGCGTGCTGATCAAGTCGCTCAAAGACTATCCGCCGCGCATGGAGAGCCTGGACTTCAATATTGACGAAGCCATGAAGGCGCTCACGCCCAAGGGGGATTGA
- a CDS encoding DUF1254 domain-containing protein: MKRTTRKIFNFAGVVMALCATTIVQPVAAQTPVVKQSITQQRLPEAGVKVTPKTYIRAETDRQFAEIVKMAGGVNRFYHFRTPTPLDKQNVVRMNRDTLYSMGVVDTSKGATITVPKLPKGRYASVYLVDNDHYVPFVIYTEGTHQLPKDTKYLGVGVRIQVVNPKDPDEIALVNKLQDQFVIKANSADPLPKFKWDRPSLKTLTAQYEKDSAQYSSWKGMQGPRGKVVEKIRHIAAAAAWGLFPEWDATYLNYSGGHNPKVCHTATYKVPENKAFWSILIYGNDGFIKSENSLVNSSNVKLNADGTFTVSFGSKQLCGAVPNRLDVTEGWNFLMRVYRPGPSVLDGSYKLPKATPIQ, encoded by the coding sequence ATGAAACGAACCACCCGGAAAATTTTCAACTTCGCGGGCGTTGTGATGGCGCTGTGTGCGACGACGATCGTCCAGCCGGTCGCTGCACAAACCCCCGTTGTCAAGCAGAGCATCACGCAACAACGCCTCCCTGAAGCTGGCGTCAAGGTGACGCCGAAGACCTATATCCGGGCCGAAACCGATCGGCAGTTCGCCGAGATCGTGAAAATGGCAGGGGGCGTCAATCGCTTCTATCACTTCCGCACTCCCACGCCGCTCGATAAGCAGAATGTCGTGCGGATGAACCGCGATACGCTTTACTCCATGGGTGTTGTCGACACATCCAAGGGTGCAACAATTACTGTCCCTAAACTGCCAAAAGGTCGCTACGCGTCGGTGTATCTCGTTGACAATGATCACTACGTACCGTTTGTGATCTACACGGAGGGCACCCACCAACTCCCGAAGGACACTAAATACCTGGGCGTCGGAGTGCGCATCCAAGTGGTTAATCCGAAAGATCCAGACGAAATCGCCCTGGTCAACAAGTTGCAGGATCAGTTCGTCATCAAGGCCAACAGCGCCGATCCACTGCCCAAGTTCAAATGGGATCGCCCCTCTCTGAAGACCTTGACCGCGCAGTATGAAAAGGATTCAGCGCAGTACAGCAGTTGGAAGGGGATGCAGGGACCGCGCGGTAAGGTTGTTGAAAAGATCCGTCACATTGCGGCTGCGGCGGCCTGGGGGCTCTTCCCCGAATGGGACGCCACCTACCTGAACTACAGCGGCGGCCATAATCCAAAGGTTTGCCACACAGCCACCTACAAGGTGCCGGAGAACAAAGCCTTCTGGTCGATTTTGATTTACGGCAACGATGGGTTCATCAAGAGCGAGAACAGTCTGGTCAATTCCTCGAATGTGAAGCTCAATGCCGACGGCACGTTCACCGTGTCTTTCGGATCAAAGCAACTGTGTGGTGCCGTTCCGAACCGGCTGGATGTGACCGAAGGATGGAACTTCCTGATGCGTGTGTATCGTCCAGGGCCATCCGTCCTGGATGGAAGTTACAAGCTGCCTAAGGCAACGCCAATTCAATGA
- a CDS encoding DUF1254 domain-containing protein: MTDTAYKVSETDFNIKRSLAKASINTWAHQRDVSNVKTQQVIRENQDVIYSSAVVDVRSGATLSVPASKTYHIIEIIDQQNYIVGVVYPGKTLTITLDDLTYGNYVYLNMRIRKLPEAQGGLAATHTLQGMATIEAASAVPYATPDIVIDQKQMEVIRTALIKDVQAGKLPDTSRAQGGVSETEPQDHLYATAYGWGGLSVEHAAYAPIANRTENKEGKALPSSLTFMPPEVDSDRGGFWSITTYNSEGWLARDKAALSNSEAIPNPDGSYTIRFNSPGSANNVETPSPFAALLRIYVPKSKESAMQFLKSESKNLVIK, translated from the coding sequence GTGACGGACACCGCTTACAAAGTCTCGGAGACCGATTTCAACATCAAACGAAGCCTTGCCAAGGCGAGTATCAACACCTGGGCGCATCAGCGTGATGTCAGCAACGTCAAGACACAGCAGGTCATCCGGGAAAATCAGGATGTCATCTATTCCAGTGCCGTCGTGGACGTCCGGAGCGGAGCGACACTCTCCGTGCCGGCAAGCAAGACCTATCACATCATCGAGATCATCGACCAGCAGAACTACATCGTTGGTGTGGTGTATCCCGGTAAGACTCTCACCATTACCCTCGATGATCTGACATACGGCAACTACGTCTACCTCAACATGCGAATCCGAAAGCTTCCGGAAGCGCAAGGCGGACTCGCTGCCACCCATACCCTTCAGGGGATGGCAACCATCGAGGCGGCCTCAGCCGTTCCCTATGCAACTCCTGACATTGTGATCGATCAAAAGCAGATGGAGGTGATCCGTACGGCGCTGATCAAGGACGTTCAGGCTGGGAAACTGCCAGACACCAGCAGGGCCCAAGGCGGAGTGTCGGAGACCGAACCGCAGGATCATCTCTACGCCACCGCCTACGGATGGGGTGGTCTCTCGGTCGAACATGCGGCCTACGCTCCGATTGCGAATCGTACAGAGAACAAGGAGGGCAAGGCGTTGCCATCGAGCCTCACCTTTATGCCGCCGGAAGTCGATTCTGACCGAGGCGGTTTCTGGTCGATCACCACCTACAACAGTGAAGGCTGGCTGGCCAGGGACAAGGCCGCCCTTTCGAATTCAGAGGCCATCCCCAACCCCGATGGTTCCTACACAATCCGGTTCAACTCTCCCGGTAGCGCGAACAACGTCGAGACACCTTCACCTTTCGCCGCGCTGCTTCGAATCTATGTCCCCAAATCAAAGGAGAGTGCCATGCAATTTCTAAAAAGTGAGAGCAAGAATTTGGTTATCAAGTAA
- a CDS encoding cupin domain-containing protein: MTSNEPVAPETKGVATILLSTLDLGPEIVGMAGRQLRMRRVTIEPGGVFGPIHDHQDRPGIVYILQGTITDHRNGVATDYGPGVGWPEDRNTTHWLENRGMIPAVEISVDIVKNE, encoded by the coding sequence ATGACGAGCAACGAACCGGTTGCACCTGAGACGAAGGGTGTTGCGACGATTTTGCTTTCTACGCTTGACCTTGGCCCTGAGATCGTGGGCATGGCTGGCCGCCAACTTCGAATGCGTAGGGTGACCATTGAGCCTGGAGGCGTCTTCGGTCCGATTCACGACCATCAAGACAGACCAGGAATCGTCTACATCCTGCAAGGAACAATCACTGACCATCGAAATGGAGTCGCTACGGACTATGGGCCGGGCGTGGGCTGGCCCGAGGACAGGAACACCACCCATTGGCTTGAGAACAGAGGAATGATTCCGGCGGTTGAGATCTCAGTCGATATTGTCAAGAATGAGTAA
- a CDS encoding alpha/beta hydrolase family esterase, giving the protein MKKHLTAILVVLAAFVLIGAGCLAQSVRGTLTRTIKVGALSRTYYLHRPPGLPKNKSAALVLVFHGGGGTALQIERHSGFSELADREGFLVAYPEGVGRSWNDGRDAAGIAAQRDRVDDLGFMAALVDDVARVHPLDPKRVYAAGISNGGIFSHALGARLSTRIAAIAPVAGGLAEPYSFSFQPEQPCRC; this is encoded by the coding sequence ATGAAGAAGCATCTGACGGCCATCCTGGTGGTGTTGGCTGCGTTCGTCCTGATCGGAGCTGGGTGTCTCGCGCAGTCGGTGAGGGGCACGCTCACGCGAACGATCAAGGTCGGTGCTCTCAGCCGAACCTATTACCTCCATCGTCCGCCTGGGTTGCCGAAGAACAAGTCAGCGGCCCTTGTCCTGGTGTTCCACGGTGGTGGCGGCACGGCCTTGCAGATTGAGCGCCATAGCGGCTTCAGTGAGCTCGCGGATCGAGAGGGTTTTCTTGTCGCTTACCCCGAGGGCGTGGGCAGGAGCTGGAACGATGGCCGCGATGCTGCGGGGATTGCAGCCCAGCGCGACAGGGTCGATGACCTCGGCTTCATGGCCGCCCTGGTTGACGATGTGGCCAGGGTCCATCCACTCGATCCCAAGCGCGTCTACGCCGCCGGCATCAGCAATGGTGGAATCTTCTCCCATGCCCTGGGCGCTCGCCTGTCAACGCGGATCGCGGCGATCGCTCCGGTGGCCGGCGGTTTGGCCGAGCCCTACAGCTTCTCGTTCCAACCGGAGCAGCCGTGTCGGTGTTGA
- the mscL gene encoding large conductance mechanosensitive channel protein MscL has translation MAPRRSSFLRDFQEFINKGDVVDLAVAVVIAGAFGKVVDAVVSLVMTTLLAPALKAANVASIAAWPAGAVIVALINFVVIAFVVFLIVRAIERLRRKEEAVAAPDPQADLAAAATRLAEALDRRAL, from the coding sequence ATGGCACCCCGCCGCAGTTCCTTCCTTCGCGATTTCCAGGAGTTCATCAACAAGGGCGATGTGGTCGATCTGGCGGTGGCCGTGGTCATCGCCGGAGCCTTCGGCAAGGTGGTGGATGCGGTGGTCAGCCTGGTGATGACCACGCTGCTGGCTCCGGCCCTCAAGGCCGCCAACGTGGCCTCGATCGCCGCCTGGCCCGCCGGCGCCGTGATCGTGGCGCTGATCAACTTCGTGGTGATCGCCTTCGTGGTGTTTCTGATCGTGCGCGCGATCGAACGCCTGCGCCGCAAGGAGGAGGCCGTTGCTGCCCCCGATCCCCAGGCCGATCTCGCGGCCGCCGCCACGCGCCTGGCCGAGGCCCTCGACCGCCGCGCCCTCTGA
- the recQ gene encoding DNA helicase RecQ gives MSEAPLREPAAVLREVFGYGAFRGPQEAIVDHVLAGGSALVLMPTGGGKSLCYQIPALCRAGTGVVISPLIALMQDQVEALRQAGVRAAALNSAQGPAEGAASWRALRAGELDLLYLSPERLLSGDTLERLGELPIALFAIDEAHCVSQWGHDFRPEYLQLAQLAERFPAVPRLALTATADPRTREEIRQRLALESGRVFSASFDRPNIRYLLREKDDPSRQLLAFLEGQRGEAGIVYARSRSRVESLAQTLRAAGFDALAYHAGLDNDVRAQVLRRFRQESAVVVVATVAFGMGIDKPDVRFVAHVDLPKSLEAYYQETGRGGRDGLAATAWMVHGAGDLPQLRRFIDDSAAEPEQKRIEHGKLDALVAFTEAAGCRRQVLLAHFGEALAEPCGNCDRCLEPGRSSDGTEAARMALSAVYRTGSRFGAAHLVDVLLGADTARIRELAHQQLSVYGIGKELDKGQWRSLFRQLVARGLLESDPEARGGLRFGADDLVRPLLRGESRFAVHLPPPRQVQRRQGPSGAERARAGDTELDREGEALLAALKEWRREQARSQGVPPYVVFHDRTLVEVAALRPSSTGELAQVSGVGAAKLERYGEAVLAVISTR, from the coding sequence ATGAGCGAAGCACCCCTGCGCGAGCCGGCGGCTGTGCTGAGGGAGGTGTTCGGCTACGGCGCCTTCCGCGGCCCCCAGGAAGCGATCGTTGACCATGTGCTGGCGGGGGGCTCGGCCCTGGTGCTGATGCCCACGGGGGGCGGCAAATCCCTCTGCTACCAGATCCCCGCCCTCTGCCGGGCCGGCACGGGCGTAGTGATCTCGCCCCTGATCGCCCTGATGCAGGACCAGGTGGAGGCGCTGCGCCAGGCGGGGGTGCGCGCCGCTGCCCTCAACTCCGCCCAGGGCCCCGCCGAGGGCGCCGCCAGCTGGCGGGCCCTGCGCGCCGGCGAGCTGGACCTGCTCTACCTCTCTCCCGAGCGCCTGCTTTCGGGCGACACCCTCGAGCGGCTGGGGGAGCTGCCGATCGCCCTGTTCGCCATCGATGAGGCCCACTGCGTGTCCCAGTGGGGCCACGATTTCCGGCCCGAATACCTGCAGCTGGCCCAGCTGGCGGAACGCTTCCCGGCGGTGCCGCGGCTGGCGCTCACGGCCACGGCCGATCCGCGCACCCGCGAGGAGATCCGCCAGCGCCTGGCGCTGGAAAGCGGCCGGGTGTTCAGCGCCAGCTTCGATCGGCCCAACATCCGCTACCTGCTGCGCGAGAAGGACGACCCCAGCCGCCAGCTGCTGGCCTTCCTTGAGGGGCAAAGGGGCGAGGCGGGCATCGTCTACGCCCGCTCCCGCAGCCGGGTGGAGAGCCTGGCCCAGACGCTGCGGGCGGCGGGCTTCGACGCCCTGGCCTACCACGCGGGCCTGGACAACGACGTGCGCGCCCAGGTGCTGCGGCGCTTCCGCCAGGAGAGCGCCGTGGTGGTGGTGGCCACGGTGGCCTTCGGCATGGGCATCGACAAGCCCGATGTGCGCTTCGTCGCCCATGTGGACCTGCCCAAGAGCCTGGAGGCCTACTACCAGGAAACCGGCCGGGGCGGGCGCGACGGGCTGGCGGCCACCGCCTGGATGGTGCACGGGGCGGGGGATCTGCCCCAGCTGCGCCGCTTCATCGACGACTCCGCCGCCGAGCCGGAGCAGAAGCGGATCGAGCACGGCAAGCTCGATGCCCTGGTGGCCTTCACCGAGGCGGCGGGCTGCCGGCGCCAGGTGCTGCTGGCCCACTTCGGTGAAGCGCTGGCGGAGCCCTGCGGCAACTGTGACCGCTGCCTGGAGCCAGGCCGCTCCAGCGACGGCACCGAGGCCGCCCGCATGGCGCTTTCAGCTGTCTACCGCACGGGCAGCCGCTTCGGGGCGGCCCATTTGGTGGATGTGCTTCTGGGGGCCGACACCGCCCGCATCAGGGAGCTGGCTCACCAGCAACTGAGCGTCTATGGGATCGGCAAGGAGCTCGACAAGGGCCAGTGGCGCAGCCTGTTTCGGCAGCTGGTGGCCCGGGGGCTGCTGGAGAGCGACCCGGAGGCCCGTGGCGGCCTGCGCTTCGGAGCCGATGATCTGGTGCGGCCGCTGCTGCGGGGGGAGAGCCGCTTCGCCGTGCACCTGCCGCCCCCCCGGCAGGTGCAGCGCCGCCAGGGGCCCAGCGGCGCCGAGCGCGCCCGGGCGGGCGACACGGAGCTGGATCGCGAAGGCGAAGCCCTGCTGGCGGCCCTCAAGGAGTGGCGGCGGGAACAGGCCCGCAGCCAGGGGGTGCCCCCCTACGTGGTGTTCCACGACCGCACCCTGGTGGAGGTGGCGGCACTGCGGCCCTCCAGCACTGGCGAACTGGCCCAGGTGAGCGGTGTGGGGGCCGCCAAGCTGGAGCGCTACGGCGAAGCCGTCCTGGCGGTGATCAGCACGCGCTGA
- a CDS encoding DUF938 domain-containing protein, with amino-acid sequence MFSAACERNKGPILEVLRRRLPARATVLELGSGTGQHAQHFCASIEGLSWQPTELAPHLEMLRLLLLQPPRPEGLLEPLALDVREQPWPAGPFEAVFSANTAHIMPWEAVLALLAGAAQVLSPEGLLLLYGPFSEGGVHSAASNAAFDAELRARDPSMGVRDAQVIQAEAVRVGLNLAEGVDLPANNRMLIFRNGVGMLER; translated from the coding sequence GTGTTCTCCGCCGCCTGCGAGCGCAACAAAGGCCCGATCCTTGAAGTGCTGCGCCGCCGGCTCCCCGCCCGCGCGACGGTGCTGGAGCTGGGCTCGGGCACGGGCCAGCACGCCCAGCATTTCTGCGCCTCGATCGAAGGCCTGAGTTGGCAACCGACGGAGCTGGCGCCCCATCTGGAGATGCTGCGCTTGTTGCTGCTGCAGCCCCCCCGGCCAGAGGGGTTGTTGGAGCCCCTCGCCCTCGACGTGCGCGAGCAGCCCTGGCCAGCGGGCCCCTTCGAGGCGGTGTTCTCGGCCAACACGGCGCACATCATGCCTTGGGAGGCCGTGCTGGCTCTGCTGGCCGGCGCGGCGCAGGTGCTCTCGCCCGAGGGCCTGTTGTTGCTCTATGGCCCCTTCAGCGAGGGCGGCGTGCACAGCGCTGCCAGCAACGCCGCCTTCGACGCCGAGCTGCGGGCCCGCGATCCGTCCATGGGGGTTCGCGATGCCCAGGTGATCCAGGCCGAGGCCGTCCGGGTGGGGCTGAACCTGGCGGAAGGCGTGGATCTGCCCGCCAACAACCGAATGCTGATCTTCCGGAACGGCGTGGGCATGCTTGAGCGATGA